A window of the Candidatus Tisiphia endosymbiont of Dascillus cervinus genome harbors these coding sequences:
- the dnaG gene encoding DNA primase — translation MRIPLEFYELLRTRINLSDVVRQKVVLTKKSGNYLGLCPFHVEKSPSFTVNDAKKFYYCFGCAVHGDVIKFVSNFSGLSYKEAAIKLANDYGIELPKLTAAQQKLYEESDELFDILEMAERFFTSQLSQEICSYLHDRGISKEAIKEFSIGFAPPAKALQKFFEKKSISLKKLQKAGLVGKRDDGTIYEIFYNRIIFPIKNVYNKVVGFGGRVLGDGLPKYLNSPETILFQKNETLYGENNAISVAYKKNHSILVEGYLDVIALHQAGFKEAMASLGTSVTENHLQKLWRAGDEIVLCLDGDIAGIKATHRVINLVLPLINGNKKISFVMLPSGSDPDDIINKDGAESFTQIFDKRINLSEMIWRSEYEGKTFSTPEDKAILERNLEDYCKQIKDKLLSHNYYRYFKDQIWQNLIKHQSKITVKNSNVTLSTPDYSDIEMLEQVFCIMLVKCPKIIKKQEIKDFLLTLNFQNKMLEAFRDWYFAEIISNDILDQENIIALAEKTGFYDTFSVLSKSNNLFLDLSFNQDDIDSDLLWQWLHKKHHLVLLKQEYSSIIQNGSDEELKKAILYREEILKISKEIYNLNESFTN, via the coding sequence ATGAGAATTCCATTAGAATTTTATGAACTTCTTAGAACTCGGATTAATTTATCAGATGTTGTTAGACAAAAAGTAGTCTTAACTAAGAAATCTGGAAATTACTTGGGACTATGTCCTTTCCATGTTGAAAAATCTCCATCATTCACTGTAAATGATGCCAAGAAGTTTTATTATTGCTTTGGCTGTGCTGTTCACGGGGATGTTATAAAGTTTGTTTCCAACTTTAGCGGTTTATCTTATAAGGAAGCAGCTATTAAACTTGCTAATGATTATGGCATTGAATTGCCTAAATTAACAGCAGCACAACAAAAACTCTATGAAGAATCGGATGAACTATTTGATATCTTAGAGATGGCTGAAAGATTTTTTACATCACAATTGTCACAAGAAATATGTAGCTACTTACATGACCGCGGTATTAGTAAAGAAGCAATTAAGGAATTCTCTATCGGTTTTGCTCCTCCAGCTAAAGCACTACAGAAATTTTTTGAAAAAAAATCAATATCTTTGAAAAAACTTCAAAAAGCAGGCTTAGTGGGCAAGCGAGATGATGGTACAATATATGAAATATTTTATAATCGGATAATCTTTCCGATTAAAAATGTTTATAATAAAGTAGTTGGTTTTGGGGGGCGAGTGCTTGGTGATGGATTACCTAAATATTTAAATTCTCCGGAAACCATATTATTTCAAAAAAATGAAACATTATATGGGGAGAATAATGCAATTAGTGTTGCCTATAAAAAAAATCATTCAATCTTAGTTGAAGGGTACTTGGATGTTATTGCCTTGCACCAAGCTGGTTTTAAAGAGGCAATGGCAAGTCTTGGTACTTCGGTTACAGAGAATCACCTACAAAAATTATGGCGTGCTGGAGATGAAATAGTACTCTGTTTAGATGGTGATATAGCAGGAATAAAAGCCACCCATCGGGTAATTAATCTAGTACTACCTCTGATAAATGGCAATAAGAAAATTTCCTTTGTGATGTTACCTAGCGGAAGTGACCCTGATGATATTATAAATAAAGATGGAGCGGAAAGTTTCACACAAATTTTTGATAAAAGAATTAATCTATCTGAAATGATTTGGCGTTCCGAATATGAAGGTAAGACTTTCTCGACTCCAGAAGACAAAGCTATTTTGGAAAGGAATCTTGAAGATTATTGTAAACAAATAAAAGATAAGCTACTTAGCCATAATTACTATAGGTATTTTAAAGATCAAATATGGCAGAATTTAATTAAACATCAAAGTAAAATAACTGTAAAAAATTCAAATGTAACATTGTCAACTCCGGATTATTCAGATATTGAGATGTTAGAACAAGTCTTTTGTATAATGTTAGTAAAGTGTCCAAAGATAATCAAAAAGCAAGAAATAAAGGATTTCTTATTAACGTTAAATTTCCAAAATAAAATGCTTGAAGCTTTTCGTGATTGGTATTTTGCAGAAATTATTAGCAACGATATATTAGATCAGGAAAATATTATTGCTTTGGCAGAAAAAACTGGATTTTATGACACTTTTTCAGTATTGTCAAAATCCAATAATCTATTTCTAGATTTGTCATTTAATCAGGATGATATCGATTCTGACTTACTTTGGCAATGGTTGCATAAAAAACATCACCTAGTACTATTAAAACAAGAATATAGCTCAATTATTCAAAATGGCTCAGACGAAGAGCTAAAAAAAGCTATATTATATCGAGAAGAAATTTTGAAAATCTCCAAAGAGATTTATAATCTAAACGAATCTTTTACTAATTGA
- the era gene encoding GTPase Era, whose amino-acid sequence MPQKTISLCIIGKPNAGKSSLLNKLIGQKISIVTNKVQTTRSIITGIVTIKDTQLIILDTPGIFEPKKQLEKAMVRCAWSSLYGVDLVLLIIDSTKPIDQFTLQILKKLQTLKINLIFLLNKIDNPSEYLEEIENTLKSQFIDNYILKTSVLSGKNINKLLNYIQSQAKESPWLYEEDDVTNLPMRFLAAEITREQLFLNLHQELPYNLTVQTEMWQENNDKSIKIHQVIVVSKNSYKTIILGNNGCKIKEIGSKARIEMQLAFDCKIHLFLFVKVRELWENDPHSYRYMRLKQV is encoded by the coding sequence ATGCCTCAGAAGACAATATCTTTATGTATAATCGGCAAACCAAATGCTGGTAAATCATCATTATTAAACAAACTTATTGGACAAAAAATCTCCATAGTAACGAATAAAGTTCAAACGACTCGCTCCATTATAACTGGAATAGTTACCATAAAAGATACGCAGCTGATAATATTAGATACGCCAGGTATATTCGAGCCAAAGAAACAACTGGAAAAAGCAATGGTACGGTGTGCATGGTCAAGTTTATATGGTGTAGACCTAGTTTTATTGATAATAGATAGTACGAAACCTATTGATCAATTTACGTTACAAATACTTAAAAAGTTGCAAACTCTTAAAATAAATTTAATCTTTTTGTTAAACAAGATTGATAACCCTTCTGAATATCTAGAAGAAATAGAAAATACTCTAAAATCTCAGTTCATAGATAATTATATATTGAAGACGTCCGTTTTATCCGGTAAAAATATCAATAAATTACTCAATTATATACAAAGCCAAGCTAAAGAATCGCCTTGGTTGTATGAAGAGGATGATGTTACTAATTTGCCTATGCGATTTTTAGCTGCTGAGATAACTAGGGAACAATTATTCTTGAATCTTCACCAAGAATTACCTTATAATTTAACTGTTCAAACTGAAATGTGGCAAGAGAATAATGATAAGTCTATTAAAATTCATCAGGTCATAGTGGTTTCAAAGAATTCTTATAAGACTATTATTTTAGGAAACAATGGTTGTAAAATTAAAGAAATAGGATCTAAGGCAAGAATAGAGATGCAGCTAGCTTTTGATTGTAAAATTCACCTTTTCCTTTTTGTGAAAGTACGTGAGCTTTGGGAAAATGATCCGCACTCATATAGATATATGAGATTGAAACAAGTTTAA
- a CDS encoding dienelactone hydrolase family protein — protein MIKNEILSYPEVKSLNGQCKKFVVLLHGLGSDGHDLISLVPFISKELLDCHFISPHGVEKFDNAPYGRQWFSLNDRTPHVIGELVAKNSGLVTKIIQKKQAELNLTNKDTIIIGFSQGTMMGLYLNLVQKEPFACVVGFSGKLIAPLECINKTTPVCVIHGELDDVVDVSSMDEIIEYLQKYNIDHSNYKIPNLMHSIDDRGLQFAVKFINTKAQ, from the coding sequence ATGATTAAAAATGAAATATTATCTTACCCAGAAGTAAAAAGTTTGAATGGTCAATGTAAAAAGTTTGTTGTGTTGTTACATGGGCTTGGTTCAGATGGGCATGACTTAATAAGCTTAGTTCCCTTTATATCTAAGGAATTGCTAGATTGTCATTTTATCTCGCCGCATGGAGTTGAAAAATTTGACAATGCACCGTATGGTAGACAATGGTTTAGTCTAAATGATCGTACTCCTCATGTAATAGGGGAATTAGTTGCTAAAAATAGTGGTTTAGTTACAAAGATAATTCAAAAAAAACAAGCAGAACTAAATTTAACTAATAAAGATACTATCATAATTGGTTTTTCACAAGGCACTATGATGGGACTATATTTAAATTTGGTACAAAAAGAGCCTTTTGCTTGTGTGGTAGGCTTTTCTGGTAAATTAATCGCCCCACTAGAATGTATCAATAAAACTACGCCAGTTTGCGTAATACATGGCGAATTAGATGATGTGGTTGATGTAAGTAGCATGGACGAGATAATAGAATATTTACAGAAATATAATATTGATCATAGTAATTACAAGATACCAAATCTTATGCATTCTATTGATGATAGGGGACTACAATTTGCCGTCAAGTTTATAAATACTAAAGCACAGTAA
- the rpoD gene encoding RNA polymerase sigma factor RpoD: MTEAKEKIDVKSTAVDNLVKTAKEKGTAVTYYDLNKVIPMTNNISVKDLEKVISKFSEAGVDIIEGDDDEIKLDINVDDEFKLSNNVDREPEDESEEENLGTTDDPVRLYLRDMGGVGLFSREVEIEVAQDIEEGKEIMVKSLCENPISMKFFIKWHEDLVNEKILLRDLIDLEANMVNGDDSSSEENQNNYIESDHEEHEEASNLSIATIELQLLPSVVKRMERVSRLSEELLIEAKKHYTRYPQPKGLHDNKKYAKNLQLLIIEISSIHFHSKRTEKILNRIYSLNRELVTKEGNFLKLAEKYGISRQNFLNEYMGAVIDENWKRQMQKNKQSNWKNFLAKESDAIDQIISELKTMEMTIGLPIIEFKKLVHTIQKGERQVLRAKKAMIEANLRLVISIAKKYANRGLQFLDLIQEGNIGLMKAVDKFDYRRGYKFSTYATWWIRQAITRAIADQARTIRIPVHMIETINKIIRTSRQMLNELGYEPTPAEIAARLSMPVDKVRKVMKIAKEPISLENPIGDDDGSYLGDFIEDKNAILPLDAAIQSNLREVTTRVLATLTPREERVLRMRFGIGMSTDHTLEEVGQQFNVTRERIRQIESKALRKLKHPTRSKKLSSFRGGSRKQNNSSESAFGG; the protein is encoded by the coding sequence ATGACAGAAGCAAAAGAGAAAATAGATGTAAAAAGTACTGCAGTTGATAACCTAGTTAAAACAGCTAAAGAAAAAGGCACTGCAGTCACTTATTATGATCTAAATAAAGTCATTCCAATGACTAATAATATATCAGTAAAAGATCTAGAAAAGGTAATATCAAAGTTTTCTGAGGCTGGAGTTGATATTATAGAAGGTGATGATGACGAGATCAAACTTGATATTAATGTAGATGATGAATTTAAACTGTCTAATAATGTTGATCGTGAGCCTGAAGACGAAAGTGAAGAAGAAAACTTAGGTACAACCGATGATCCAGTAAGGTTATATTTACGAGATATGGGAGGAGTTGGACTTTTTTCTCGTGAGGTTGAAATAGAAGTAGCCCAAGATATTGAAGAAGGCAAAGAGATAATGGTTAAGTCACTTTGTGAAAATCCAATATCGATGAAATTCTTTATAAAATGGCATGAAGATTTAGTTAATGAAAAAATACTACTCCGAGATTTGATTGATCTAGAAGCTAATATGGTTAACGGGGATGATAGTAGTTCTGAAGAGAATCAAAATAATTATATAGAATCAGATCATGAAGAGCATGAAGAAGCTAGTAATTTATCAATAGCTACTATTGAGTTACAGTTATTACCTAGTGTTGTCAAGCGTATGGAAAGAGTTTCTAGACTTTCTGAAGAGTTGTTAATTGAAGCAAAAAAACATTACACACGTTATCCTCAACCTAAGGGATTGCATGATAACAAAAAATATGCCAAGAATCTACAATTACTAATTATTGAAATTTCTAGTATCCATTTTCACTCTAAAAGGACAGAAAAAATTCTTAATAGAATATATAGTCTAAATAGAGAATTAGTAACTAAAGAAGGGAACTTCCTTAAATTAGCTGAAAAATATGGCATAAGTCGTCAGAACTTCCTAAATGAATATATGGGAGCAGTAATTGATGAAAACTGGAAAAGGCAAATGCAAAAAAACAAGCAATCTAATTGGAAGAATTTCCTTGCTAAAGAATCTGATGCTATTGATCAAATAATTAGTGAATTAAAAACCATGGAAATGACTATTGGTTTGCCAATTATTGAATTTAAAAAGTTAGTGCATACAATACAAAAGGGTGAAAGACAAGTCCTTAGGGCAAAAAAAGCTATGATAGAGGCTAATTTGCGTCTAGTTATCTCAATTGCTAAAAAATATGCAAATCGTGGATTACAGTTTTTAGATTTAATTCAGGAAGGAAATATTGGGTTAATGAAGGCTGTTGATAAATTTGACTATCGTAGGGGATATAAATTTTCCACTTATGCTACTTGGTGGATTAGGCAAGCTATTACTAGAGCTATAGCTGATCAAGCTAGAACCATACGTATTCCCGTGCATATGATTGAAACGATCAATAAAATTATTCGTACCTCTAGGCAAATGCTTAACGAGCTAGGTTATGAACCGACTCCGGCAGAAATTGCTGCTCGCCTTTCTATGCCAGTTGATAAAGTACGAAAAGTAATGAAAATAGCTAAAGAACCAATTAGCTTAGAAAATCCAATAGGCGATGATGATGGTAGTTATCTTGGAGACTTTATTGAAGACAAAAATGCTATATTACCGCTTGACGCAGCAATTCAATCGAACTTACGAGAGGTCACAACTAGAGTTTTAGCAACTCTTACTCCTCGTGAAGAAAGAGTTCTAAGGATGAGATTTGGTATAGGAATGAGTACCGATCATACACTAGAAGAAGTTGGACAACAATTCAACGTTACTAGGGAACGTATTAGGCAAATAGAGTCCAAAGCACTACGCAAATTGAAGCATCCGACTAGATCTAAAAAACTTAGTAGTTTTCGGGGTGGTTCTAGAAAGCAAAACAATTCTTCAGAATCTGCTTTTGGAGGCTGA
- the rnc gene encoding ribonuclease III, translated as MITSKESALSAPEKLEQDIGYNFNNKALLLEALSHPSLKQHVLKHGIQKNYERLELLGDAIINFIITEILFKNFSTYDEGKLAKIRAYLVCKESLCKVAAKINLSDYIIMTHGEEVLGGRQNPNNIENTMEALIAAIYLDSNIDTTQKIVYNLWYEFISITDLADYDPKTTLQELAQRKGIERPVYEVIKREGSPHASIFTVLVKMEAYQQTGTGHSVKEAEKVAARKLMNYFNLSST; from the coding sequence ATGATAACAAGTAAAGAATCAGCTCTTTCTGCTCCGGAAAAGCTTGAACAAGATATAGGATATAATTTTAATAATAAAGCTCTTTTACTCGAAGCGTTAAGTCATCCTTCTCTTAAGCAACATGTACTAAAGCATGGAATTCAAAAAAACTATGAACGTTTAGAATTACTTGGTGATGCAATAATTAATTTTATCATTACTGAAATTTTATTTAAAAATTTCTCTACTTATGATGAGGGGAAATTAGCAAAAATTAGAGCATATCTAGTCTGTAAAGAATCACTTTGCAAAGTAGCTGCAAAAATCAATTTGTCAGACTATATTATTATGACCCATGGCGAGGAAGTATTAGGGGGAAGGCAAAATCCTAATAATATTGAGAATACTATGGAAGCATTAATTGCTGCCATTTATCTTGATAGTAACATTGATACGACCCAAAAAATAGTATATAATTTGTGGTATGAGTTTATATCTATTACTGATTTAGCTGATTATGACCCTAAAACTACTCTTCAGGAATTAGCACAAAGAAAGGGAATTGAAAGACCCGTGTATGAAGTGATAAAAAGAGAAGGATCACCACACGCATCTATCTTCACTGTATTAGTAAAAATGGAAGCCTACCAACAAACTGGTACTGGTCATTCAGTTAAAGAAGCAGAAAAAGTTGCTGCTCGTAAATTAATGAACTATTTTAATCTGAGTTCGACGTAA
- the xth gene encoding exodeoxyribonuclease III, with product MKIVTWNINSVRLRLSLLKKLIDEHQPDIISLQEIKTINELFPYQAINDMGYQHIYCSGEKSYNGVAILSKLPFTNKFILELHNSDKRHVAVEVLGIEIHNFYVPAGGDIADVNVNEKFKHKLAYVKLIQEWLTNNRSKDSKIIITGDLNIAPHEHDVWSSRQLRNVVSHTDIERSTLLELQDSLGFIDSSRYFIPHNEKCYTWWSYRNIDWQKSNRGRRLDHIWTSSNLQDKMLSVSSLSEARNWLMPSDHVPYFLTLGSVE from the coding sequence ATGAAAATAGTAACCTGGAATATTAATTCGGTACGCTTGCGACTTAGTTTGCTCAAAAAGCTAATTGATGAACATCAGCCTGATATTATATCACTGCAGGAGATTAAAACAATTAATGAACTATTTCCTTACCAAGCTATTAATGATATGGGCTATCAGCATATATATTGTTCAGGAGAGAAGTCTTATAATGGAGTAGCAATTTTATCAAAATTGCCTTTTACCAATAAATTCATTCTTGAATTGCATAATAGCGATAAAAGGCATGTAGCAGTAGAAGTTTTAGGTATTGAGATACATAATTTTTATGTACCGGCTGGTGGTGATATAGCTGATGTGAATGTTAATGAAAAATTTAAACATAAATTGGCATACGTAAAATTAATACAAGAATGGTTAACCAATAATCGGAGTAAAGATAGTAAGATTATCATAACTGGAGACCTAAATATTGCTCCTCATGAACATGATGTATGGTCTAGCCGTCAATTGCGTAATGTTGTTAGCCATACAGACATAGAGCGTTCAACTCTGTTGGAATTACAGGATTCCTTAGGTTTTATCGATAGTAGCCGCTATTTCATACCGCATAATGAGAAATGTTATACTTGGTGGAGTTATAGAAATATAGACTGGCAAAAATCTAATCGGGGACGTAGATTAGATCATATTTGGACTAGTTCTAACTTACAAGATAAGATGCTATCTGTTAGCTCCTTATCAGAAGCTAGGAATTGGCTTATGCCCTCTGATCATGTACCTTATTTTTTAACATTGGGGAGTGTTGAGTAA
- a CDS encoding diacylglycerol/polyprenol kinase family protein: MQTKLFNFEIQRKTFHLYSLIIPLFYLFSSKLVVTTLLFLLIICVLYIDITRHYNLYVKKFTDKFLGKFMRPEEQSGLFRLSGSSFMVVGFFLTALLFSKGLAISSWLILIIADCFAALVGTKIGTPLKNGKSLEGSIAFLISAIFISILVYFFIGYHTSFTVIIISSIVATISEFYSKELSINDNLLIPLSYCFSTIIFTFILSL; encoded by the coding sequence ATGCAAACTAAACTCTTTAATTTTGAAATACAACGTAAAACTTTCCACTTATACAGCTTGATTATACCACTTTTTTATTTATTTTCATCTAAATTAGTTGTTACTACACTATTATTTCTACTTATAATATGTGTATTATATATAGATATTACAAGGCATTATAATTTATATGTTAAGAAATTTACAGATAAATTTCTTGGAAAGTTTATGAGACCTGAAGAACAGAGTGGTTTATTCAGACTAAGTGGTAGCAGTTTTATGGTAGTTGGATTTTTCTTAACTGCTCTTTTATTTTCAAAAGGTTTAGCGATTTCATCTTGGCTTATATTGATAATAGCTGATTGTTTTGCTGCACTAGTGGGTACAAAAATAGGTACGCCTCTAAAAAATGGCAAGTCATTGGAAGGTTCCATTGCCTTTCTAATTTCTGCAATTTTTATTAGCATATTAGTGTATTTTTTCATCGGCTATCACACTAGTTTTACTGTTATCATAATTAGTTCTATAGTTGCTACTATTAGTGAATTCTACTCAAAAGAGTTATCAATAAACGATAATTTATTAATACCTCTTAGCTACTGCTTCTCTACAATCATATTCACCTTTATTTTAAGTTTATGA
- the recO gene encoding DNA repair protein RecO has translation MNFKDIGIIIAKKPLKENTAIITVFTENHGLYSGVIRETSKKFGSVNQQGNIVDFFWQARLHEHLGMAKCELIKSYAGLLITNKIKLYAFNSIISLIKMAFHERENHNKFFPIFVKYLSSLANNFIFEEYIKFELAILQESGYGLDLHKCAVTGTRENLSYVSPKSGRAVCLSEGLPYQDRLLILPQFLTSTNSQITNNDKKQAFNLTTYFFNRYFFHNQQQLHVRENCIEYIIRFATFT, from the coding sequence ATGAATTTTAAAGATATAGGTATAATAATTGCCAAAAAACCACTAAAAGAAAATACGGCTATTATTACAGTTTTTACTGAGAATCATGGCTTATATTCCGGTGTAATACGAGAAACATCTAAAAAATTTGGTTCTGTAAATCAACAAGGTAATATTGTTGATTTTTTTTGGCAAGCTAGATTACACGAGCATCTAGGAATGGCTAAATGCGAATTAATAAAATCTTACGCTGGTCTTTTAATAACTAATAAAATTAAGCTTTACGCTTTTAATTCAATTATTAGCCTTATTAAGATGGCATTTCATGAAAGAGAAAATCACAATAAATTTTTTCCAATTTTTGTAAAATATTTAAGTAGTCTAGCAAATAATTTTATTTTTGAGGAATATATTAAATTTGAATTAGCCATACTTCAAGAATCAGGTTATGGTCTTGATTTGCATAAATGTGCAGTAACAGGTACTAGGGAAAATCTATCTTACGTCTCGCCAAAATCTGGAAGAGCTGTATGCTTATCAGAGGGATTACCATATCAAGACAGGCTTCTAATCTTACCACAATTCTTAACCTCCACTAATAGCCAAATTACTAATAATGATAAAAAACAAGCTTTTAATTTAACTACATATTTTTTTAACCGGTATTTCTTTCACAACCAACAACAACTACATGTACGAGAGAATTGCATAGAATATATTATTCGATTTGCAACATTCACATAA
- the ubiB gene encoding 2-polyprenylphenol 6-hydroxylase — MISLLLNFLYILRVVSKQQILTYPGTIRLPSRLKILGWMITIVFYPIGLLKTPKDDFGIRLTDCFKKLGPVYIKFGQTLSTRPDLIGVKIAHYLQSLQDKLPPFSSSIARKIIDESFGQSTDELFSVFEDIPIAAASISQVHRAKLKSGEFVAVKILRPRIHHTYNKDIKLLYILAKLVAKIFIKFKRLRPVAVIDVFNTTMKFELDLRLEAAAASELSDNLQNDVDIYIPKVYWQLTHEYIITTEWVDGISIYARDKLIEQGLDLTKIAQRFATIFFNQVYRDGFFHADLHPGNILVRSDGSIVLLDFGIMGRLSDKDRMAIAESLFGFLSRNYKLVALVHLRAGYIPQNTDLDLFAQACRAVSEPIIGYAVKNISIGRLLAQLFKITEDFGMEVQPQLLLLQKTIVVVEGVGQQLDPKINVWQLIEPWIKKWAAKNLSPEAKILRILKHVVVEILERFNK; from the coding sequence ATGATTAGCTTATTATTGAATTTTTTATATATATTAAGAGTGGTAAGCAAGCAGCAAATACTGACTTATCCTGGTACAATAAGATTACCATCTAGGTTAAAAATTCTTGGCTGGATGATAACCATAGTATTTTATCCAATTGGTCTATTGAAAACACCAAAAGATGATTTTGGTATAAGGTTAACCGATTGTTTTAAAAAATTAGGTCCTGTTTATATAAAATTTGGTCAAACTCTTTCCACAAGACCGGATCTTATAGGAGTTAAGATTGCCCATTATTTGCAGTCTCTTCAAGATAAGTTGCCACCTTTTAGCAGTAGTATAGCACGAAAGATTATTGATGAGTCTTTTGGTCAAAGTACCGATGAGTTATTCTCTGTCTTTGAGGATATACCAATTGCAGCAGCTTCGATTTCTCAAGTACACAGAGCTAAGTTGAAGTCTGGTGAATTCGTTGCAGTAAAAATATTACGTCCGAGAATTCATCATACATATAATAAAGATATTAAACTTTTATATATTCTTGCTAAACTAGTAGCAAAAATATTTATAAAATTTAAAAGATTGCGACCAGTAGCGGTAATAGATGTATTTAATACTACTATGAAATTTGAGCTTGACCTACGTTTAGAAGCAGCAGCAGCTTCAGAACTATCTGATAATCTGCAAAATGATGTTGATATATATATTCCTAAAGTTTATTGGCAACTGACTCATGAATATATAATAACCACAGAATGGGTAGATGGAATATCAATTTATGCTCGAGATAAGCTTATAGAGCAGGGCTTAGATCTAACTAAAATAGCCCAAAGATTTGCTACAATATTTTTTAACCAAGTATATAGAGATGGTTTCTTTCATGCAGATTTACACCCCGGCAATATTTTAGTTAGGTCGGATGGTAGCATAGTATTACTAGATTTTGGTATTATGGGTAGGTTATCTGATAAAGACAGAATGGCAATTGCTGAAAGCCTATTTGGTTTTTTAAGTAGGAACTATAAGTTAGTAGCACTTGTCCATCTTAGGGCTGGTTATATTCCTCAGAATACTGATCTTGATCTTTTTGCTCAGGCGTGTAGAGCAGTAAGCGAACCGATTATAGGATATGCCGTTAAAAATATTTCCATAGGTAGGTTACTTGCACAATTATTTAAAATCACCGAAGATTTTGGCATGGAGGTACAACCACAATTGCTATTGTTACAGAAAACTATAGTAGTAGTAGAAGGGGTAGGGCAGCAGCTTGATCCAAAAATTAACGTATGGCAACTTATAGAACCATGGATCAAGAAATGGGCGGCTAAGAATCTTAGCCCAGAGGCAAAAATTCTTAGAATTCTAAAGCATGTTGTAGTGGAAATATTGGAGAGATTTAATAAATGA
- the greA gene encoding transcription elongation factor GreA — translation MMADFPITHKGFDSLEKEIKHLKHIERPKVIEAIATARDFGDLSENAEYHAAREKQSFIEGRILDLEDKIARAKIIDTSKLSGDTIKFGALVKLIDDETEEIVIYHIVGEYEADITKKRVSIVSPIAKALIGKGVGDIVEVTTPKGSKSYEVLEVSYQELVDI, via the coding sequence ATTATGGCAGATTTTCCTATTACACATAAAGGGTTTGATAGTTTAGAAAAAGAAATTAAACATCTTAAACACATAGAACGACCAAAAGTAATTGAAGCTATAGCAACAGCTAGAGATTTTGGAGATTTATCTGAGAATGCAGAATACCATGCAGCACGGGAAAAACAAAGTTTTATTGAAGGTCGCATTTTGGATCTTGAAGATAAAATAGCAAGAGCTAAAATTATTGATACCTCAAAACTCTCCGGTGATACCATAAAATTTGGGGCGTTAGTTAAGTTGATCGATGATGAAACAGAGGAAATAGTTATATATCATATTGTTGGAGAGTATGAAGCAGATATAACCAAAAAGAGGGTATCCATAGTATCGCCAATTGCTAAGGCTCTCATCGGTAAAGGGGTCGGAGATATAGTAGAAGTAACCACTCCTAAAGGTTCAAAATCTTATGAGGTTTTAGAAGTATCCTATCAAGAATTAGTAGATATTTAA